In the Silene latifolia isolate original U9 population chromosome 1, ASM4854445v1, whole genome shotgun sequence genome, CAAAACCCTTCTTTATACCCTAAAGAACATAAACCATCTCATCGCCTGTCGTTCAACTCTGACGCAACCACCAACGCCTCGCAAACCACCGCCTCAGCATTCTTCTTCATCATAGCCCTAAAGCAACAGCGTAGCACGATCACCGTCAGTCATTCATCGCCTTATCGAGGTGTGTCAATCGTCATATTCTTCATTATGTATCTGATATATGGTTTAGTTAGTACAAATTGATTTCGTGACTATCATAATTGAACAATGAAATCAATTCTATATATCATATTCTGCATTTAATTTCTGACAATTCGTTAATTTCTTGTGCTATTGCTCCAGTTTTTCGTTAATTTGCTTGTGCTTATCCCCAATTCCCTTACTCTGCTTGTGATTATATGCTTAATTGTTGATTTTGCTATATTTATCAATCTTTCTTACTGCAAGCTCTTTCGTATAAGACAGTTTTATAGTTAGATTATCATGAGACCGGCCCTTATAATGAGAAATTGATTATCATTTGCCATAAAATTGGTGAATTATGGTAAACGATACACAGGCAACAATAGTTTTAGATTCTTCAATAAAGTTTAGTTCCTATTCTTTAACTATTAGTTTACCATACGTCGTCACAAAGGTGTTGTTCCGACTCTGATCTTCTGTGTGAGTGAGTATGCCTCATTAGAAATTGCAGAAATTCTGTTGATGGAATTTGATGATGCTTATAATACATGTATCTAGTAACTCGTGTTTCTGTCTTGACCTGTGTCATGTTGATCTTGATAAAGGGGTAAAAAATGGTGTTCGAGTtctgttttgtttttttattatttctcttgtttttttctttttcattctccTTTAATTGTTTTTTCCCCTTCATCATTTGCTTTTCACCTAGTCTCctcgttttgtttttaattttttttttttttaaaatcttgTTTACTTTCTTGTGTTTTCCTTCACATGTCCTTCTAATGCTCTCTTTAAATTTTGGCTACCCTTTATATGTTTTACCATCTTCTATGTTAGCAACCCAAATTATTTCGTTGCAAGTCTTTGTTGTAGCCATTGTTGAAGTTCCTAATTACTCCGTACTAAATGTTTTAGTATGCTTTGTTGAGTTTTATAAATTGAATGACTTTTACTGGTCTCATAAGTTGTTTTACGAATGTGATGCAGAAAATTGCTTATTTTCATCTTCTTTGTTTCCGCTTTCATAAGTTTTGATGTGCTTTCGTTTGTTGTGTACAGGCTGAACTTTATGAGCTTATTTTGGAGACAAACAAAGAATGTATAGAGCTCTGTAAACCAGGTGTAAGCATAAGCAACATACACGAGTATTCGGTATGATATTCTGTGGTCTCATAATAAATGCAGTTTGAATTTCTGATTTCTGGTCAGTCAATCTGTCAGTCGTTATGTTTGTGCAGTTGTGCACACAGACAGTGTTTTAGTGTTCCCAAAAAAGCCGATGCTTGTACTTCTGATACATATGAACATATGGAGATTACGGATTTCAATTAAAAAAATACTctagaaattttgaaaatagaAGTTACGGAGTAACAAGAGTATCTGCTAATCATAATGTGATGCTGATTATATACGCTAACTGATTGTATGCTATGTGCTTGTGTAGGTTCATAAGCTTCACAAAGGATTAACAAAATTTGGGATATTGAAAAATAAAGCGAGCAGTTACCGATTATATCATCAGCTCAATCCCACAAATATAGGTGTCCCTCATGACTAATGTAATTTTTGTTCACTACTTGGATATTGTTGTCCGAATATTAAGCAAAAAAAGGGACAAAGGCTTTGGCTTGAAATTTTGACATCTAATCAACAATTGGCCgacttatctcttcttattttatTCTTCAGGTCACTATCTAGGCATGGATGTTCATGATTGCTCTACGATCAGCAATGACCGTCCTCTGAAGCCAGGCGTAGTAAGTAGCGTGCATTTTCTCATCTTGTATAAATTCATGTTggggttttcttttcattttccaaaGGAGCGAGGCCCGTCCTTTTTCTTTTCATTGGCTAATTGCGTTGTATATCTAAATACGCTCACTCTATGTTACTCTGACTCTCTTAGAAGTATTCGACATGGCTTGGTTCTTTTTCCTTTTTAATGGAAAACTCCACATGCCTTTGGCCTAAAATGAAGTACGCCAATGTCGTGCCCGTGTACGGCGTCATGCGTACTCAAGGTGATATGAATAGTTCGATTAACATGAGGCTTGAGCTTGCAGAATGGATTTTACCACCGTCCATTTGTTTTCCACATGTTTCTCATTTATTTTTTCTTTCGCCAGGTTATAACAATCGAGCCAGGTATCTACATCCCATCCTCATTTGATGGTCCAGAGAGGTAATGTGCTCTTCATTCTCTTTCATGTTTTTGGCGCTTACTTCATGCTGGTTTATGTCAAAGTTTGCACTCCATAATATCAATCGGTTGCTTCATGCGTGTATTAGATGATCTGGTTGATTATAATATAGGTTCTTAGAAACACTCAATTACTCTTTATGGGTTTcgtcataaaaaaataaaaagaaacacTCAAGTACGTTACTGTGGGCAATGTGAATTTCTCACTCTTTTCATCCTGAAAAAAATTAATCATGTTCAAGCAAGGTCCCATTTTGAAATGAGTGAAGTATGAAGCGCTTCCGTGTTTAGTTCTAGTTACTTCTGAAATTTCACTTAGCCACCCCAGCCAACATAAGGCAAGACACATC is a window encoding:
- the LOC141587676 gene encoding intermediate cleaving peptidase 55, mitochondrial-like encodes the protein MISCSPSTASVTVTVSIGLEGSSSSLFWVTSVLEVDATVVGSVASREESKSERCYVFPRAELYELILETNKECIELCKPGVSISNIHEYSVHKLHKGLTKFGILKNKASSYRLYHQLNPTNIGHYLGMDVHDCSTISNDRPLKPGVVITIEPGIYIPSSFDGPER